Below is a window of Treponema primitia ZAS-1 DNA.
GCAGGATGATATTTTTGATTATATGATTTAAATTGCCGCCAGCTCATAGGCTATCGGGGTATTTGCGGGGTTCTTCTTGTTGCTCCACCGTATAATCCCAAATGCGGCGATTGTCATGACCATCCCCAGGCCGAACGATAGGGGTCCCTTGTAGGTTGAAACGCCCAATTGGGGTAAAAGTGCGTCACCTATGCCCAGACTGATGATAAAGGCGGCAATGCAAATGCCGATCTGGGCCAGGTTACGAAACCGTACCTTGTCATAATCCGATTCAACCCTGACATGATCGCCGATCTTGGCTTGGCAGAGGTTCCGGGTTTCAAGGAAGACGGATTCCACGGTGGTGACGCTGCCGCAGCAGCCGCCCCCGGTGGTAAGCAGCCGTTCCACCTTAACCACCGCCGTTTCTCCCCTAATGTCTGTAACAATACCGGTTTCCCTCATAACGTTACCTCCAATACAACTATTCACCGAAAAGTCGGGGAGGTCAAGATAAAAAGGTAAGGCTTTTCAAAAAATTCGATATAAAAAAGCGTATAGTCCGGTGACTATAACACGCTTTGCAAAAACTGGCGGGTTCTATCGTTAACAGGATTGGTAAACATATCCTTAGGATGCCCGGTTTCCAAAATGGATCCTTCGAACATAAATACTACCTTATCCGCCACATCCCGGGCAAAGTTCATCTCGTGGGTCACCACCAGCATGGTCATCCCCCCCTGGGCGAGGCTTTTCATAACGTTCAGCACTTCTCCTACCAGCTCGGGGTCCAGGGCGGAGGTGGGTTCGTCAAAGAGCATTATCTTCGGCTCCATGGCCAGGGCGCGCGCTATGGCCACACGCTGCTGCTGACCGCCGGAGAGCTGGGAAGGGAAGGCATCGGTTTTGTCCGCCAGGCCCACCCGGTCAAGCAGAACCTTGGCCCGGTTCCGGGCTTCCCCTTCGGTGAGTTTTCGTACATGCATGGGGGCAAGCATCAGATTTTCTATGGCTGTTTTATGGGGGAACAGGTTAAAGCTCTGGAACACCATGCCCACCTCAAGCAGGACCTTTGTCTGTTCATGGTGGGGCAGCTTGAGGGTATCCACCCCATTGGCGCAGTCAAAGAGCAGTTTGTCGTCAATATAAATTTGACCGCTGTTAATTTTTTCAAGGTGGTTAAGGGAACGCAGGAATGTTGATTTTCCCGCGCCGGATGGACCGATAATGCAGACCACTTCCCGCTGCTCCACCGTGAGGGATACGTTTTTCAACACCTCCAAGGGTTGGCCGGTGGTCCTGGAGTGAAAAGTTTTGCAGACATCCACCGTCTTAATCATTGACATAGTGTTAGCGGTCCCCTATTCGTACACGGAATACTTTTTTTCCAGCTTATGGAAAACAAAGGTAAACACCGCGGTGATGATAAGATAGAGTATCATTGCGGGAATATACACCAGGGCTGAACGGGTTGAGCCTTCGATATTTCTTGTTGCTTTGGTAATATCAATAAGGGCTATCATGGACACCAATGATGCGTCTTTAAGAACCATGATAAATTCATTGCCAATGGGCGGTATAAGGCGCCTGATGGCCTGGGGCACCACCACAAGGCTCATGGTCTGGGGGTAGGAAAGCCCCAATGCCCGGGAAGCCTCGAACTGGCCTTTGTGAATGCTCTGAATCGCCGCCCTGATAATCTCCGCGCAATAGGCGGCGGAGTTCAGGGAAAAGGCGATAAAAGCCGGAATAAAACGGTCCAGAAATTGATCCCCCGTTCTGATGATGAAGAAGGGCACCATCAAGGGCAGCGCGTAATAGATAAAGTATAGCTGCATCAAAAGAGGGGTGCCCCGGAAAAAGAAAATATAGGCGCTGCAAAATTTGTTCACCCACGTATACTTCGACATCTTCCCCAGGGCGAGGAAGAGGCTCAGTATAACCCCCGCCGAGACGGAGAGAAGTGTGAGCCCAATGGTAACCCTGGCGCCTCCCAAAAGAGAAGGCACCCAGGAAAGTATTTTTTGCAGCGCTCCCAATGGCTCTATTTCCTTGCGGCGCTGACCATGTCCACACCGCCGAAGATTTCCTTGGAAATCTTGAGCATGGTACCGTCCGCAAAAAGGGCGTCCAGCGCTTTGTCAATCTCCGCAGTCAGGGCGTCATTTCCTTTCTTGAGGCAGACACCGAAGGTTTCATCCGGGGGAGCCTGCCATACAATCTCGAAGGGGCTGTCCGCAGGGGCAACATAGTCAACCGCCACGAGGAGGTCGGTTACAATGGCGTCCACCCGCCCGAGTTTGAGCTCGTCAAAGCAGTACATCACCTTGTCATACTCGTAGGGGGTAAACTGCAGTCCCTTGGCAGCCAAATCGGCCATGTAGAAATCTGAAGTGGTTTCTTCCTGATAGGCCACGCCCAATCCTGCCAGTTCGGAAGGATCCTTGACTTTTGCCTTACCGTTCTTAAGGAGCACTATGGCCAAGGCATTCCCCACATAGGGCTTGCTAAAATTATGCGCCGCGAGCCGGGCTTCATTTATGGTTACCGACGACATAATTGCGTCATATTTGCCGGTGTCCACTCCGGCGAAAATCCCATCCCAAGCGGTGTCCACAAATTTAACCTTAAGCCCCATTTTCTCCGCCAGGGCCTTTGCCAGGGACACATCAAACCCGATGGGGGTCTTGCCGTCCGCGTCGTAGTACTCCATGGGGGGGTACCCAATTTCCATCCCTACGGTCAGGGTTCCTTCTTCTATGGTCAGCCCGCCGGACTGTTGCTTGCCGCCACCCGCAAAGACACCCTGGATCAGAACCATACTTGCCAGAACTAATCCGGCTACTTTTGCTATTCTCCTCATACATTCCTCCTTTTGTAGTGAAAGTATAACTTGTAATTTTTTCCGGTGTCAACAAACTGTACTGCCAAATATACCGTATTTCTGCATTTTTATACCATAAAATGCATATTCATACAGGATCAAGGGTCTTCAGGATTGATGAAAGATGGTCATTTTTGTAATAGGTACTTGACATAATTGATTTTTCTATATATAATGCCTATATTAATACTAGGAATTAACACAGGAGGTTAATATGGCTAGGGCAGACAAAATTACGGATCTGATTGGGAATACCCCAATAGTTAAAATCAACAAACTCAATGAAAGCGGGGCAACGGTGTATGTAAAGCTGGAGAGCTTTAATCCTCTTTCCAGTGTCAAGGATCGGATCGCCCTTGCGTTGATCGAAGCAGGCGAGGCGGAAGGCAAAATTAAGAAGGGTACGGTTCTTATTGAACCTACCAGCGGTAATACCGGTATCGGCCTTGCCTTTGTGGCGGCGGTTAAGGGGTACCGGATCATTCTTACCATGCCGGAAACTATGAGTATTGAGCGGCGGAAGCTCCTCAAAGCCCTGGGGGCGGAACTGGAACTGACCGAAGGCGCCAAGGGTATGAAGGGCGCCATTGCCAAGGCGGAAGAACTGGCGGCTACTATCCCCAATTCCTATATCCCTCAGCAGTTTAACAATCCCGCTAACCCCGCGATTCACGAGAAAACCACGGGCCCCGAGATTTGGGATGATACGGAAGGGAAGGTTGACATCCTCATCGGCGGGGTCGGCACCGGCGGTACCATTACCGGTGCGGGCAAGTATCTTAAGTCCAAGAAAGCCTCGGTAAAGGTTATCGCCGTGGAACCTTCGGCCTCCCCGGTTCTTTCCGGTGGACAGCCCGGACCCCACAAGATCCAGGGTATCGGCGCGGGTTTTGTACCCCAGGTCTACGGGAAAGACATTGTGGATGAGATTTACCAGACCGATGATGTAAAGGCCGGCGCTATCGCCCGCCGGGCAGCCAAAGAAGAGGGTATTCTGGTAGGTATTTCCTCCGGCGCAGCCCTGGAAGCGGCCCTAACCATTGCCAAGCGGCCTGAAAATAAGGGTAAGACCATTGTGGCCGTGCTGCCCGATACGGGGGAACGTTACCTTTCAACCTGGCTCTGGGAAGATTAAACGGAGTTTTTCATGGGGTGGAGAGTTGCCGCTGCAAGTATTGATGGTATATTGGTAACCGAGCATTACGGTCGTTCTAAATGGTTTTACATAGTAGATGTTCAGCCGGATGGGACTTTTGTAAGCGTGGAAAGACGTTCGGTAACTCCACTCTGTGAAAGCGGAAGCCACTCCGAATCGGGGATGGCTTTCGGTATCCAAGCCCTCCGGGACTGCGTTGCGGTTCTGGTGGCGGTAATTGGTCCTTCAGCCCGCAAGCAGCTTGAGCTTGCGGGTATCGCGGTTTTTGAACAGCCGGTTATTATTGAGGATGCTGCACAGAAATTGGCTGCCTATTACGGCCGTATCAACCAGCCGGAAAGCAACATAGAAAACACATAAACAGCTTATTTTTTTAATTTAAAGGATTATCTATTGACACTAATTAAAATTCCTAGTATTTATATAGATATTATATCTTATTAAATACTTGTATTTAATAAGACTTTTGAATGAATGACTGAGGATATCCCTTCTTCATTCCATTGATTGTTTATGGAGGAGCATCATGGCACGGATTCTGGCCAAACTGACAGAGCTGATTGGGAATACACCCCTGCTTGAGCTTACGGATTATAACAAGGAGCTTAATCTTAAGGGGCGCCTGGTGGCAAAGCTTGAATATTTCAATCCCCTGGGAAGTGTTAAGGATCGTATTGCCTTGGCAATGATTGAAGAAGCGGAGAAACAGGGGCTTATCACCAAGGATACAATTATTATTGAGCCTACCAGCGGAAATACCGGTGTTGGTCTTGCCTTTGTGGCCGCTTCCAAGGGGTATCGGCTCATCCTTACCATGCCGGATACCATGAGTGTTGAACGCCGTAACCTTCTTAAGGCGTTGAATGCAGAATTGGTGCTTACCCCCGGCAAGGACGGCATGAAAGGGGCTATCCGGAAGGCGGAGGAACTGAGCGCCCAGATAAAAAATTCGTATATACCCCAACAGTTCAATAATCCTGCGAATCCGGAAATACACCGGCGGACAACGGCCGAGGAAATCTGGAAGGATACTGAAGGGCAGGTTGCGGCCTTTGTGGCCGGGGTCGGTACCGGGGGAACCGTAACCGGAGTAGGGGAGGCCTTGAAGGCAAAGAATCCCGATGTAAAGATTATTGCCGTGGAACCCTACGATTCGGCGGTTCTTTCAGGATCCGCCCCGGGCCCCCATAAGATACAAGGTATAGGCGCAGGGTTTGTACCCCAGGTCCTGAATACCGCTATTTACGATGAAGTTTATAAGGTGCGTACCGAAGACGCCTTTTTAACCGCCCAGCATTTGGCCATCCGGGAAGGGCTCCTGGTGGGCATATCATCGGGGGCCGCTGCATTTGCGGGAACCCAGATTGCCAAGCGTCCTGAATTTGCCGGGAAAATAATTGTAGCTCTCCTGCCTGATACGGGGGAGCGGTATCTGTCAACGCCCTTGTTTGACAATCTTGAAAGGCCCCGGTTTTAAAGCTGTAAAACCGGTGTTTGAATTTGAAAAGAGAGGTGGTTTATGTCATGCTTAGGTTCGGCCAAGGTTGATGATCGGTTCGCCCATATCAGTACCCGGCATCCCTGTTTTTCCGGTGAGGCGAATATGGCCCATGGACGGCTGCATTTGCCGGTGAGTCCCGCCTGTAATATTCAGTGCCGGTTTTGTAAGAGAACTTTTAACAAAGCTGAACAACGGCCCGGGGTAAGCGCACAGTTGCTGAAACCTCAGGGTGCGGTTGAGATGGTGAGAAAAGCTCTGAAACTTTGTCCGGAAATTACCGTGGTGGGTATTGCCGGTCCGGGGGATACCCTGGCCACACCCCATGCCCTGGAAACTTTCCGGATTGTCCACAAGGAGTTTCCGGATCTTATCAACTGTCTGAGTACCAACGGTCTTTTGCTGGAACGCTATGCCAAGGATATACACGATGTCGGGGTGGGAACCCTGACCGTAACGGTGAACGCTCTTGATCCGGTGATCCTGGATAAGATCTGCTCCCATGTAGTTCTTGATGGAAAGAAGTACACCGGAGTTGAGGGCGCAGCAATCCTAATTGAGGCCCAGAAGCGGGGTATACGTAAGGCCGCCGACCTGGGATTGTTGATCAAGATCAACATTGTTTTTGTCCCCGGGGTAAACGGTGATCATATCGGGGAAATAGCCCGGACCGTGGCTGAATTGGGAGCGGGGATTATCAATATTATTCCCCTGATCCCCCAGCATGAATTTACAGACTGGGAAGAACCGGACTGCGTAGAACTTTCCAAAGTCCGGGAGGCTGCGGAAAAACACCTTCCGGTTTTCCGGCACTGCCAGCACTGCCGGGCGGATGCCTGCGGTATTCCCGGCAAGGGGGATCTTTCGTCCCTGCTTTACGGTGAACAGCGTGAATTTGAACAGACCTTTTCTCATGGTTAGTATAAGGAGGACATGTGAGTAAATTTGTTGATCGGCCCCGTTACACCTGCGCCCTGGGAGGGGCCGTGGGAACACTGCATGCCATTCCACGGGCCATTACTATTATACACGGTTCTGCAGGCTGCGGCGGTAATATCAATAACGCCCTCAACGCCGGGGCCGGTTATATCGGCGGCGGTTACTGCGGTGGTCAGGCCATGCCCAGCTCAAATGTGGTGGAGCGGGATGTCGTATTCGGTGGGGAGGGACGTCTGCGGGAGCAGATCCAGTCCACCCTGGAACTGGTGGACGGGGATCTCTTTGTGGTGATCACCGGGTGTATGGTGGACATGATCGGGGATGATACGGTGGCGGTGGTTTCTGAATTTAAGGACGCTGAAAAACCGGTAATTGCCGTTCCCACACCAAGTTTTAAGGGGAACTCCTTCTATGGCTATGAGCTGCTCCTCAAAGGGCTTATTGATAAATTTATACAAAAATCCGCATCCAAGGATGCCCTCACGGTTAATATTCTGGGTATAGTTCCCGCACAGGATGTGTTCTGGAAGGGGAATCTCAGGGAAATTAAACGGCTCCTGGAAAAATTGGGCCTTACGGTTAATACCTTCTTTGGGGAAGGGGAGAGCCTGGATAATTTTAAAAATGCCGGGAAAGCTTCTCTTAATGTGGTTGTTTCCAATAGTTATGGTATTGACGCTGCTCAATATTTTGAAGAAGTCCATGGTATTCCTTATATTGTAAGCCCCTTCCCCATAGGCGCCTTACAGGGGGAGACCTTCCTTAAAACGGTCGGAAATTCTCTGAATGTTGATCCAAAACGTATTGCTAAGGTTATTGCTGAGGAAAAGGAAAACTATTACGA
It encodes the following:
- a CDS encoding SoxR reducing system RseC family protein; amino-acid sequence: MRETGIVTDIRGETAVVKVERLLTTGGGCCGSVTTVESVFLETRNLCQAKIGDHVRVESDYDKVRFRNLAQIGICIAAFIISLGIGDALLPQLGVSTYKGPLSFGLGMVMTIAAFGIIRWSNKKNPANTPIAYELAAI
- a CDS encoding amino acid ABC transporter ATP-binding protein, with the translated sequence MIKTVDVCKTFHSRTTGQPLEVLKNVSLTVEQREVVCIIGPSGAGKSTFLRSLNHLEKINSGQIYIDDKLLFDCANGVDTLKLPHHEQTKVLLEVGMVFQSFNLFPHKTAIENLMLAPMHVRKLTEGEARNRAKVLLDRVGLADKTDAFPSQLSGGQQQRVAIARALAMEPKIMLFDEPTSALDPELVGEVLNVMKSLAQGGMTMLVVTHEMNFARDVADKVVFMFEGSILETGHPKDMFTNPVNDRTRQFLQSVL
- a CDS encoding amino acid ABC transporter permease, whose amino-acid sequence is MGALQKILSWVPSLLGGARVTIGLTLLSVSAGVILSLFLALGKMSKYTWVNKFCSAYIFFFRGTPLLMQLYFIYYALPLMVPFFIIRTGDQFLDRFIPAFIAFSLNSAAYCAEIIRAAIQSIHKGQFEASRALGLSYPQTMSLVVVPQAIRRLIPPIGNEFIMVLKDASLVSMIALIDITKATRNIEGSTRSALVYIPAMILYLIITAVFTFVFHKLEKKYSVYE
- a CDS encoding substrate-binding periplasmic protein, producing the protein MRRIAKVAGLVLASMVLIQGVFAGGGKQQSGGLTIEEGTLTVGMEIGYPPMEYYDADGKTPIGFDVSLAKALAEKMGLKVKFVDTAWDGIFAGVDTGKYDAIMSSVTINEARLAAHNFSKPYVGNALAIVLLKNGKAKVKDPSELAGLGVAYQEETTSDFYMADLAAKGLQFTPYEYDKVMYCFDELKLGRVDAIVTDLLVAVDYVAPADSPFEIVWQAPPDETFGVCLKKGNDALTAEIDKALDALFADGTMLKISKEIFGGVDMVSAARK
- the cysK gene encoding cysteine synthase A, translating into MARADKITDLIGNTPIVKINKLNESGATVYVKLESFNPLSSVKDRIALALIEAGEAEGKIKKGTVLIEPTSGNTGIGLAFVAAVKGYRIILTMPETMSIERRKLLKALGAELELTEGAKGMKGAIAKAEELAATIPNSYIPQQFNNPANPAIHEKTTGPEIWDDTEGKVDILIGGVGTGGTITGAGKYLKSKKASVKVIAVEPSASPVLSGGQPGPHKIQGIGAGFVPQVYGKDIVDEIYQTDDVKAGAIARRAAKEEGILVGISSGAALEAALTIAKRPENKGKTIVAVLPDTGERYLSTWLWED
- a CDS encoding NifB/NifX family molybdenum-iron cluster-binding protein; translated protein: MGWRVAAASIDGILVTEHYGRSKWFYIVDVQPDGTFVSVERRSVTPLCESGSHSESGMAFGIQALRDCVAVLVAVIGPSARKQLELAGIAVFEQPVIIEDAAQKLAAYYGRINQPESNIENT
- the cysK gene encoding cysteine synthase A, with the translated sequence MARILAKLTELIGNTPLLELTDYNKELNLKGRLVAKLEYFNPLGSVKDRIALAMIEEAEKQGLITKDTIIIEPTSGNTGVGLAFVAASKGYRLILTMPDTMSVERRNLLKALNAELVLTPGKDGMKGAIRKAEELSAQIKNSYIPQQFNNPANPEIHRRTTAEEIWKDTEGQVAAFVAGVGTGGTVTGVGEALKAKNPDVKIIAVEPYDSAVLSGSAPGPHKIQGIGAGFVPQVLNTAIYDEVYKVRTEDAFLTAQHLAIREGLLVGISSGAAAFAGTQIAKRPEFAGKIIVALLPDTGERYLSTPLFDNLERPRF
- a CDS encoding radical SAM protein; its protein translation is MSCLGSAKVDDRFAHISTRHPCFSGEANMAHGRLHLPVSPACNIQCRFCKRTFNKAEQRPGVSAQLLKPQGAVEMVRKALKLCPEITVVGIAGPGDTLATPHALETFRIVHKEFPDLINCLSTNGLLLERYAKDIHDVGVGTLTVTVNALDPVILDKICSHVVLDGKKYTGVEGAAILIEAQKRGIRKAADLGLLIKINIVFVPGVNGDHIGEIARTVAELGAGIINIIPLIPQHEFTDWEEPDCVELSKVREAAEKHLPVFRHCQHCRADACGIPGKGDLSSLLYGEQREFEQTFSHG
- a CDS encoding nitrogenase component 1; translated protein: MSKFVDRPRYTCALGGAVGTLHAIPRAITIIHGSAGCGGNINNALNAGAGYIGGGYCGGQAMPSSNVVERDVVFGGEGRLREQIQSTLELVDGDLFVVITGCMVDMIGDDTVAVVSEFKDAEKPVIAVPTPSFKGNSFYGYELLLKGLIDKFIQKSASKDALTVNILGIVPAQDVFWKGNLREIKRLLEKLGLTVNTFFGEGESLDNFKNAGKASLNVVVSNSYGIDAAQYFEEVHGIPYIVSPFPIGALQGETFLKTVGNSLNVDPKRIAKVIAEEKENYYDYFSRIADIYNDADLQRYSIVVGDSNYAPALTRFLSDELGWIPELVVVTDILEENQQKTVRSQFAGLNSALNPKVYFDSDTSAVKKYLREVWPRNRNNRYYDPLNPTVIFGSAFERDVSQEFGFPLIPVSFPLTGRCVMNRGYAGFTGGLSLTEDIITYLVMGR